The following proteins come from a genomic window of Acinetobacter baumannii:
- the pssA gene encoding CDP-diacylglycerol--serine O-phosphatidyltransferase, whose amino-acid sequence MTNAPKPEQDLTHNEHSFDGITFEVVEEEDNPEGQKVKRRGIYLWPNLITTAALLSGFYSIIASMNGEFAQAIYAIFLAALFDGLDGRVARAIGAQSAFGEQYDSLSDLLAFGVAPAMLMYSWSLHDLGRIGLACCFVYTACAAFRLARFNVQIGVVDKRYFIGIASPLAAIIIISLVWVARDYPFIFDLRDIAIQTINAVIMVVVGLLMISNIKYYSFKQMDRKRVPFVVMLPVVLIFAAITYNIPMGILIVSIIYALSGFVTTLLAKKNNETIKT is encoded by the coding sequence ATGACAAATGCGCCTAAACCAGAGCAAGATTTAACTCATAATGAACATTCTTTTGATGGGATTACGTTCGAAGTGGTTGAAGAAGAAGATAATCCGGAAGGACAAAAAGTGAAGCGCAGAGGTATTTACCTTTGGCCTAACTTAATCACGACAGCCGCTTTGTTGTCTGGTTTCTATTCCATTATTGCAAGTATGAATGGCGAATTTGCTCAAGCGATTTATGCCATTTTTCTTGCAGCATTATTTGATGGGTTAGATGGACGCGTTGCCAGAGCTATTGGTGCCCAAAGTGCTTTTGGTGAGCAATATGACTCTTTATCAGATTTGTTAGCATTTGGTGTAGCGCCAGCAATGCTAATGTATAGCTGGAGTCTACATGACTTAGGCCGTATCGGTTTGGCATGCTGTTTTGTTTATACCGCTTGTGCCGCGTTCCGTTTAGCACGATTTAATGTTCAGATTGGAGTGGTTGATAAGCGCTATTTTATTGGTATTGCTAGTCCACTCGCCGCGATTATCATTATTTCACTCGTATGGGTAGCTCGTGATTATCCGTTCATTTTTGATTTACGCGATATTGCTATTCAAACCATTAATGCGGTCATCATGGTGGTTGTGGGACTACTTATGATTTCTAATATTAAATATTACTCATTTAAGCAAATGGATCGTAAGCGTGTTCCTTTTGTAGTTATGTTGCCAGTAGTACTGATTTTTGCAGCAATCACTTATAATATTCCAATGGGTATTTTGATTGTATCAATCATCTATGCTCTATCAGGTTTTGTTACCACACTTTTAGCTAAAAAAAATAACGAGACCATCAAAACATAA
- a CDS encoding 23S rRNA (adenine(2030)-N(6))-methyltransferase RlmJ gives MNYRHHFHAGNFADVMKHVLLLQLLNRLNAKDKPYRYIDTHGGAGKYDLSQAPAQKSGEFLTGIHRLVQLSDMEKRQAPEAIQQYLKLVEELRAQEGKGSYPGSPWFALQGMREIDKATIFEMQRDVFQQLRHNIHDKRAGLHERDAYEGLLAVIPPKEKRGLVMIDPPYELERKDFPQLVELLQSAYKKWPTGVFAVWYPIKDRAMIERFEKKMFKTGIRRQLICEICVWPDDTPVGLNGCGLLVINPPWQFSEQADQALQWLFPHLRMQETGGHAAVRWLVGE, from the coding sequence ATGAATTACCGTCACCATTTCCATGCGGGCAACTTTGCAGATGTTATGAAGCATGTGCTTTTGCTACAGCTTCTCAACCGTTTAAATGCTAAAGATAAACCTTATCGTTATATCGATACGCATGGAGGTGCAGGAAAATATGATCTATCTCAGGCACCTGCACAAAAGTCAGGAGAATTCCTAACAGGTATTCATCGTCTTGTACAGCTTTCTGACATGGAAAAGCGCCAAGCTCCTGAAGCCATCCAGCAATACCTAAAACTTGTAGAAGAATTACGTGCTCAAGAAGGTAAGGGAAGTTATCCGGGCTCTCCGTGGTTTGCTTTACAAGGTATGCGTGAAATTGATAAGGCTACAATATTTGAAATGCAGCGTGATGTATTTCAACAATTACGCCATAACATTCATGATAAACGTGCAGGTTTGCATGAGCGTGATGCATATGAAGGTTTGCTTGCCGTAATTCCACCAAAGGAAAAGCGCGGTTTAGTGATGATTGATCCGCCTTACGAATTAGAGCGTAAGGATTTCCCGCAATTGGTTGAACTTTTACAAAGCGCTTATAAAAAATGGCCAACAGGTGTCTTCGCGGTTTGGTATCCAATTAAAGATCGCGCAATGATTGAACGTTTTGAAAAGAAAATGTTTAAAACTGGAATTCGCCGTCAATTAATCTGTGAAATTTGTGTTTGGCCAGATGACACACCTGTAGGTTTGAATGGTTGTGGTTTATTAGTAATTAACCCACCTTGGCAGTTCTCCGAACAAGCAGATCAAGCCCTACAATGGTTATTCCCTCACTTACGTATGCAAGAAACAGGTGGTCATGCCGCTGTACGTTGGTTAGTGGGTGAGTAA
- a CDS encoding 2OG-Fe(II) oxygenase, with protein sequence MHSQPLPDCWNLDQILDDLNAHGFAIVNQAYSAEYHTQVAKECSHHFDEFREAGIQNGVVSTIRSDHILWINESLPVAEQHVETLTSFCQHLNQAFFLGIKEVEAHFACYNPGEFYALHRDNPQQKNDRIMSTVYYLHPQWQDEWGGQLRLQDKNDIWHIITPEPNRLVIFQSNLLHEVLVSKQQRLSITAWLRSGNSIWV encoded by the coding sequence ATGCACTCTCAACCGCTTCCTGACTGCTGGAATCTGGACCAGATTTTAGATGACTTAAATGCTCATGGTTTCGCAATTGTGAACCAAGCTTATTCTGCTGAATATCATACTCAAGTTGCCAAAGAGTGTAGCCATCACTTTGATGAGTTTCGAGAAGCGGGTATTCAAAATGGTGTGGTGAGTACGATCCGAAGCGATCATATTTTATGGATTAATGAATCTCTTCCTGTTGCTGAGCAGCATGTAGAAACATTAACTTCATTTTGCCAGCATCTAAATCAAGCTTTCTTTTTAGGTATTAAAGAAGTTGAAGCACATTTTGCCTGTTATAACCCAGGTGAATTCTACGCATTACATCGAGATAACCCTCAGCAAAAAAATGATCGTATTATGTCTACCGTTTATTATTTACACCCTCAATGGCAAGATGAGTGGGGTGGCCAATTACGCTTACAAGATAAAAACGATATTTGGCATATCATTACACCAGAGCCTAATCGCTTAGTTATATTCCAGAGCAATTTGCTTCATGAGGTTTTAGTTTCTAAACAGCAACGCCTCTCTATTACTGCTTGGCTTCGTAGCGGAAACTCAATTTGGGTTTAA
- a CDS encoding DUF2789 family protein: MFEQQPTLQLLFEQLGLDSDDANIENFIRTHQLPAEQKLHEASFWSQGQSDFLKSHWEKDDEWIVVIDELNEQLHEDSVKK; the protein is encoded by the coding sequence ATGTTTGAACAACAACCGACATTACAACTTTTATTTGAGCAATTGGGTTTAGATTCTGATGATGCAAATATTGAAAATTTTATCAGAACGCATCAATTGCCGGCTGAACAGAAGTTACATGAGGCCTCTTTCTGGTCCCAAGGTCAAAGTGATTTTTTAAAAAGTCATTGGGAAAAAGATGATGAGTGGATTGTAGTTATTGATGAGCTGAATGAGCAATTACATGAAGATAGTGTGAAAAAATAA
- a CDS encoding malate dehydrogenase yields the protein MKQPVRVAVTGAAGQIGYSLLFRIASGEMLGKDQPVILQLLEVPVEKAQQALKGVMMELDDCAFPLLAGMIGTDDPKVAFKDADYALLVGSRPRGPGMERADLLKVNGEIFIGQGQALNEVASRDVKVLVVGNPANTNAYIAMKSAPDLPAKNFTAMLRLDHNRALTQVAQKAGVAVADIEKLTVWGNHSPTMYADYRFATANGESLKDKINDPAWNKDVFLPTVGKRGAAIIEARGLSSAASAANAAIDHMRDWALGTNGKWVTMGVPSDGSYGIPEGVMFGFPVTTENGEYKIVQGLEIDEFSRERINFTLNELEEERAAIADMVK from the coding sequence ATGAAGCAACCCGTTCGTGTTGCCGTGACTGGCGCTGCAGGTCAAATTGGTTACAGCTTATTATTCCGTATCGCAAGCGGTGAAATGCTAGGTAAAGATCAACCTGTTATTTTACAATTGCTTGAAGTTCCAGTTGAAAAAGCACAACAAGCGCTTAAAGGCGTAATGATGGAACTTGATGACTGTGCTTTCCCTTTATTGGCTGGCATGATCGGGACTGATGATCCTAAAGTTGCATTTAAAGATGCTGACTATGCGTTATTGGTAGGTTCTCGTCCACGTGGTCCTGGTATGGAACGTGCTGACTTGTTAAAAGTTAACGGCGAAATCTTCATTGGCCAAGGTCAAGCATTAAACGAAGTTGCTAGCCGTGACGTTAAAGTATTAGTTGTAGGTAACCCTGCAAATACGAATGCTTACATCGCGATGAAATCTGCTCCAGATCTTCCAGCGAAAAACTTCACAGCAATGTTGCGTCTTGACCACAACCGTGCGTTGACTCAAGTTGCTCAAAAAGCTGGTGTTGCTGTAGCTGACATCGAAAAATTAACAGTTTGGGGTAACCACTCTCCAACGATGTATGCTGACTACCGTTTTGCAACTGCAAATGGTGAAAGCTTAAAAGACAAGATCAACGATCCAGCTTGGAACAAAGACGTATTCCTTCCAACTGTTGGTAAACGTGGTGCTGCGATTATCGAAGCGCGTGGTTTGTCTTCTGCTGCTTCTGCTGCTAACGCTGCAATCGACCATATGCGTGATTGGGCACTTGGTACAAACGGCAAGTGGGTAACTATGGGTGTTCCTTCTGACGGTTCTTATGGTATTCCTGAAGGCGTTATGTTCGGTTTCCCTGTAACAACTGAAAACGGTGAATACAAAATCGTTCAAGGTTTAGAAATCGATGAATTCAGCCGTGAGCGTATCAACTTCACTCTAAACGAGCTTGAAGAAGAACGTGCAGCAATTGCTGACATGGTAAAATAA
- a CDS encoding ribonuclease T2 family protein — protein MKYRDLGLQSISQLAWWIICASVGLLSSVLHAEPVNVQGYVMHVQMTPAVCALDPSKQKQRKCLEGYSLTITGLMPETTRTDCSTQSSATLSPLQAKVVARVMPDNNARVQLWRSVGGCVPMNASQYFRTIINFAERLKIPANLTSSTNVEMQQSTLRQQFTKLNPSLPQNGIRFTCQLSRSDVVLTEVKVCYTVNGQYKQCSNHVVSNCPSEITIKGSY, from the coding sequence ATGAAATATAGAGACCTAGGACTTCAATCAATATCGCAACTTGCATGGTGGATCATCTGTGCAAGCGTTGGTTTGTTGAGTTCTGTTTTACATGCGGAACCTGTTAACGTGCAAGGTTATGTTATGCATGTACAGATGACGCCTGCTGTTTGTGCGCTAGATCCTTCTAAACAAAAGCAGCGTAAATGTCTTGAAGGATATTCGCTTACGATTACTGGTTTAATGCCTGAAACCACCAGAACTGACTGTTCAACACAAAGCTCAGCTACACTGTCACCACTGCAAGCTAAGGTGGTCGCTCGGGTGATGCCAGACAATAATGCTCGTGTGCAACTCTGGAGAAGTGTGGGTGGCTGTGTGCCTATGAATGCAAGTCAATATTTCCGTACGATTATTAACTTTGCTGAACGTTTAAAAATACCTGCTAATCTAACCAGCTCTACTAATGTGGAAATGCAGCAATCTACATTACGTCAACAATTTACCAAGCTTAATCCGAGTTTACCTCAAAATGGTATTCGCTTCACTTGTCAGCTCTCACGCTCTGATGTCGTACTAACAGAAGTTAAAGTCTGTTACACGGTAAATGGTCAATATAAGCAATGCTCAAATCACGTTGTCTCTAACTGCCCAAGCGAAATTACTATTAAAGGCAGTTATTAA
- a CDS encoding lytic transglycosylase domain-containing protein, protein MKNKYAHRSWLGAVCLLGCSLSYAAEEQFNDALNAANSGNTALLDQYQLAMQNDVLGYYPEYWKLNTNLGFQSPTSIVSFAQRYPQSAMAEKLAADYVEEKVKQADFASAQPILPYVSNPDQAENCALAQVRAKSGDALVFAEYKDVWLATESQPESCIGLGRMMLSSPLMSTQDKQQRLWVQLRAGLSGQALATAQTLGLNLSLAQLNQIQANPLNYLWSAPKTNDVDYAYLIFALGRLANNDLGNAFANVQRVAQGTPESVQKYLYRTVAYIGGTTVMKNNFNREVLQYFDASYGYPLSPEEAEIYARQAIRFSAWESLIRAIDSMSVSQKQEDRWQYWLARATEQRGDSNSKNTAQRIYKKLAESGDDYHNLLAKDRLGVRYNHQPYNDEPTASDLRRLDQNIHFNRAFTLRRINANPTYTNREWNWAVRQAYLQHDDGLLLAAAKRAHDMGWYDRAIYAADRTTNKHNDTYRYVTPHKTNVVSHSYNAGIDPAWAYGLMRQESRFVTSARSHVGAGGLMQIMPDTAKLIARQMGETYNPAALSEMNTNIRYGTFYLSMIQGQLSNNPVLATAGYNAGPNRARRWQPDYQPIEADQYTETIPLLETRDYVKHVMTNATHYGVILGQGAQSLIQRMKVIPTRSSP, encoded by the coding sequence ATGAAAAATAAATATGCACATCGTAGCTGGTTAGGAGCTGTGTGTTTACTTGGTTGTTCATTATCTTATGCCGCAGAAGAACAATTTAACGATGCACTAAATGCCGCCAATAGTGGTAATACTGCATTGTTAGATCAATATCAGCTTGCAATGCAAAATGATGTGTTGGGCTACTATCCTGAATATTGGAAATTAAACACGAATTTAGGCTTTCAATCTCCGACATCAATTGTAAGCTTCGCACAGCGCTATCCACAGTCTGCTATGGCAGAAAAGCTGGCCGCGGATTATGTCGAAGAAAAAGTTAAACAAGCTGACTTTGCGTCTGCACAACCAATCTTGCCTTATGTTTCGAATCCTGATCAGGCCGAGAATTGTGCTTTAGCGCAGGTGAGAGCTAAAAGTGGTGATGCGTTAGTTTTTGCTGAATATAAAGATGTATGGTTAGCCACTGAATCGCAACCAGAATCATGTATTGGACTCGGCCGTATGATGCTGTCTAGTCCATTAATGAGTACACAAGACAAGCAGCAGCGCCTGTGGGTACAGTTACGTGCAGGTTTATCTGGACAGGCGCTTGCTACAGCACAGACTTTGGGTTTGAATTTGTCTTTGGCTCAGCTCAATCAGATTCAGGCGAATCCACTGAATTACTTGTGGTCAGCACCAAAAACCAATGATGTAGATTATGCCTATTTGATTTTTGCACTAGGCCGATTAGCAAATAATGATTTAGGAAATGCTTTTGCAAATGTACAGCGTGTAGCGCAAGGTACTCCAGAGAGCGTGCAAAAGTATCTCTATCGAACCGTAGCCTATATTGGTGGAACTACGGTAATGAAAAACAACTTTAACCGTGAAGTCCTTCAATATTTTGACGCAAGTTATGGCTATCCGTTAAGTCCTGAAGAAGCTGAAATTTATGCACGACAAGCTATTCGTTTTAGTGCCTGGGAAAGTTTAATTCGTGCAATTGATAGTATGTCGGTTTCACAAAAACAAGAAGATCGCTGGCAATATTGGTTAGCGCGTGCGACAGAGCAACGTGGCGATAGTAATTCTAAAAACACGGCACAACGTATTTATAAAAAATTAGCTGAAAGTGGGGATGATTATCACAACCTTCTTGCAAAAGACCGTTTGGGCGTACGATATAATCATCAGCCGTATAATGATGAGCCAACTGCAAGTGATTTACGCCGTCTAGATCAAAATATTCACTTTAATCGTGCATTTACTTTAAGACGAATTAATGCCAACCCAACTTATACCAACCGAGAGTGGAACTGGGCTGTTCGTCAAGCATATCTTCAGCATGATGATGGATTACTATTAGCGGCGGCAAAACGTGCTCATGATATGGGATGGTATGACCGCGCGATTTATGCGGCAGATCGTACAACGAATAAACATAATGATACGTATCGTTATGTGACCCCGCATAAGACCAATGTCGTAAGCCATAGTTACAATGCTGGAATTGATCCTGCTTGGGCTTATGGTTTAATGCGTCAAGAAAGCCGATTTGTTACCTCGGCACGCTCTCATGTAGGTGCTGGTGGACTTATGCAAATTATGCCGGATACGGCAAAGTTGATTGCTCGCCAGATGGGAGAAACATATAATCCGGCAGCGTTAAGTGAAATGAACACCAATATTCGTTATGGGACATTTTATTTATCGATGATTCAAGGGCAATTAAGTAATAACCCTGTTTTAGCAACGGCAGGTTATAATGCTGGGCCGAATCGGGCAAGACGTTGGCAACCTGATTATCAACCGATTGAGGCTGATCAATATACAGAAACCATTCCATTGCTTGAGACCAGAGATTATGTCAAGCATGTCATGACGAATGCGACGCATTATGGAGTGATATTAGGTCAAGGTGCTCAATCATTAATACAACGTATGAAAGTCATTCCAACGCGATCATCACCTTAG
- the miaB gene encoding tRNA (N6-isopentenyl adenosine(37)-C2)-methylthiotransferase MiaB, protein MTVQTFIPNGAKAASENTVTQPTHTTDVSIKKLYIETQGCQMNEYDSHRMADLLGDSHGYMLTNNPNEADILLMNTCSIREKAQEKVFSELGRWRKLKEQNPDLVIGVGGCVASQEGDNIQKRAPYVDMIFGPQTLHRLPQMLDQHHAQVEKPKKEKIKLVDISFPDIEKFDFLPEPRVEGFKAFVSIMEGCSKYCSFCVVPYTRGEEVSRPLDDVLAEIAGLAEKGVREISLLGQNVNGYRGETFEGGICTFPELLRLVAEIPGIGRLRYTTSHPLEFSDELIQCYEDLPQMVSHLHLPVQSGSNDVLKAMKRNHTIDVYIDKIAKLRKIRPDMHLSSDFIIGFPGETDENFAETLQFIKDLDFDHSYSFVYSKRPGTPASDLPDTTPEHVKKERLAQVQQVIKQSSIEKTDAMLGKIERVLIEKVSDQDPNILVGTADNTRLVTFVGDASWVGRFAEIEITEIKTLNLVYGELLNLEPDVA, encoded by the coding sequence ATGACGGTTCAAACCTTCATTCCCAATGGTGCCAAAGCTGCCTCAGAAAACACTGTTACCCAGCCAACGCACACCACTGATGTTTCAATAAAGAAACTATATATTGAAACTCAAGGGTGTCAGATGAATGAGTATGACAGTCACCGTATGGCAGACCTTTTGGGGGATTCTCATGGTTATATGTTAACGAATAACCCTAATGAAGCAGACATTCTGCTCATGAATACTTGCTCTATTCGTGAAAAAGCACAAGAGAAAGTATTTAGTGAATTAGGTCGTTGGCGCAAATTAAAAGAACAAAATCCTGATCTTGTTATTGGTGTGGGTGGATGTGTTGCTTCTCAAGAAGGTGACAATATTCAAAAACGTGCACCTTATGTCGACATGATTTTTGGTCCACAAACCTTACACCGTTTACCGCAAATGCTTGATCAACATCACGCACAAGTGGAAAAGCCGAAAAAAGAAAAAATTAAGCTCGTTGATATTTCATTCCCTGATATTGAAAAATTCGACTTCTTACCTGAACCACGCGTAGAAGGTTTTAAAGCATTCGTTTCTATTATGGAAGGTTGCTCTAAATACTGTTCTTTCTGTGTTGTTCCATACACTCGTGGTGAAGAAGTTTCACGTCCACTTGATGATGTTCTTGCAGAAATCGCAGGTCTTGCTGAAAAAGGTGTCCGTGAAATCAGCTTACTTGGTCAAAATGTAAACGGATATCGTGGCGAAACATTCGAAGGTGGCATTTGTACCTTCCCTGAATTGTTACGACTCGTTGCAGAAATTCCAGGTATTGGCCGTTTACGTTATACAACTTCGCATCCGCTTGAGTTCTCTGATGAACTTATTCAGTGTTATGAAGATTTACCTCAAATGGTTTCACACTTACATTTGCCAGTACAAAGTGGATCTAACGATGTACTCAAAGCAATGAAGCGAAATCACACGATTGATGTATACATCGATAAGATTGCCAAGTTACGCAAAATACGTCCTGATATGCATTTATCGAGCGATTTCATCATTGGTTTCCCTGGTGAAACGGATGAAAATTTTGCAGAAACATTGCAATTTATCAAAGATTTAGACTTTGATCATTCTTATAGCTTTGTTTATTCAAAACGCCCGGGTACACCAGCATCTGACTTACCAGATACAACCCCTGAACACGTTAAAAAAGAACGTTTAGCACAAGTTCAACAAGTCATTAAGCAATCTAGTATTGAAAAAACTGACGCAATGCTTGGCAAAATTGAACGTGTACTTATTGAAAAAGTATCTGATCAAGACCCTAATATTTTAGTAGGTACAGCAGACAATACACGTTTAGTGACTTTTGTAGGCGATGCATCGTGGGTTGGTCGTTTTGCAGAGATTGAGATTACTGAAATTAAAACTTTAAATTTAGTTTACGGTGAACTCTTGAATCTTGAGCCTGACGTGGCGTAA
- a CDS encoding PhoH family protein → MTAAIRRTVTFPEISMERLKSILGAYNGHLKQIEQRLDVKITHRGDVFYIDGEIDAVGRAEALLQRLYEETEASQQISADLLHLLIQSSQTERNFELVGEEMDEHDAPMDVYFQTRKGRINPRGANQKRYVQRILQSDISFGVGPAGTGKTYLAVAAAVDMLERNEIQRILLVRPAVEAGEKLGFLPGDLTQKIDPYLRPLYDALYEMLGFEKVAKLIERQVIEVAPLAYMRGRTLNHSFVILDEAQNTTPEQMKMFLTRLGFGSRAVITGDITQVDLPRGQQSGLAHALRVLENIKEIHITRFHSRDVVRHQLVQKIVEAYEGWDGEQQRLNAEARAERKARQEALIAENDTAADLQHQDA, encoded by the coding sequence TTGACTGCAGCGATTCGACGTACCGTAACATTTCCTGAAATTTCAATGGAACGTTTAAAGAGCATCTTGGGTGCCTATAATGGGCACCTTAAGCAAATTGAACAGCGTTTAGATGTCAAAATTACTCATCGTGGAGATGTTTTTTACATAGATGGTGAGATAGATGCTGTTGGGAGAGCCGAAGCGTTATTGCAACGACTCTACGAAGAAACAGAGGCGTCCCAACAAATCAGTGCTGACCTGTTACACCTCTTGATTCAATCTTCGCAAACTGAACGAAACTTTGAACTAGTTGGCGAAGAAATGGATGAGCATGATGCGCCCATGGATGTCTATTTCCAGACTCGAAAAGGTCGCATTAATCCACGTGGTGCCAATCAAAAACGCTATGTACAACGTATTTTACAAAGCGATATTTCTTTTGGTGTAGGCCCTGCTGGTACAGGTAAAACTTATTTAGCAGTTGCTGCCGCAGTGGACATGTTAGAACGTAATGAAATCCAGCGCATTTTACTTGTCCGCCCTGCGGTAGAGGCAGGAGAAAAGCTCGGTTTCTTACCTGGTGATTTAACCCAGAAAATCGACCCATATCTACGTCCTCTTTACGATGCCCTTTACGAAATGCTGGGCTTTGAAAAAGTAGCCAAGTTAATCGAACGTCAAGTGATTGAAGTTGCACCACTTGCTTATATGCGTGGTCGTACTCTTAACCATTCATTTGTGATTTTGGATGAAGCTCAAAACACTACACCAGAACAAATGAAAATGTTCTTGACCCGTTTAGGTTTTGGCTCTCGTGCAGTGATTACAGGTGACATTACCCAAGTAGATTTACCTCGAGGCCAACAATCTGGTTTGGCACACGCTCTTCGCGTACTTGAGAACATTAAAGAAATTCATATTACCCGTTTCCATTCCCGCGATGTAGTACGCCATCAACTTGTTCAAAAAATTGTTGAAGCTTATGAGGGTTGGGATGGTGAACAACAGCGTCTTAATGCTGAAGCACGTGCCGAACGTAAAGCACGCCAAGAAGCATTAATTGCTGAAAACGATACAGCAGCAGACTTGCAACATCAGGATGCTTAA
- the ybeY gene encoding rRNA maturation RNase YbeY — translation MKISLSLQQDFQSPELELKRAQLKKIIETTLRHVGYKEDCEIGIACVDLEESHQLNLQYREKDKPTNVLSFPSDIPEEVLPMLDALPLGDLVICIPVVLQEALEQKKTAQNHFAHLLVHGVLHLLGYDHETSDEDAEEMEGLEIEILAKLNIANPYQE, via the coding sequence TTGAAAATCAGTTTAAGTTTACAACAAGACTTTCAATCTCCTGAGTTAGAGCTCAAACGGGCTCAACTCAAAAAAATTATTGAGACAACTTTACGCCACGTTGGCTATAAAGAAGATTGCGAAATTGGTATCGCATGTGTTGATTTGGAAGAAAGCCATCAACTTAACTTGCAATATCGAGAGAAAGATAAGCCAACTAACGTTCTGTCTTTTCCAAGTGATATTCCTGAAGAAGTTTTACCAATGCTCGACGCATTACCGTTGGGTGATTTAGTAATTTGTATTCCAGTGGTATTACAAGAGGCTTTGGAACAAAAGAAAACCGCACAAAATCATTTTGCGCATCTTTTAGTTCATGGGGTTCTACATTTACTTGGTTATGACCATGAAACAAGTGATGAGGATGCTGAAGAAATGGAAGGTTTAGAGATCGAAATCTTAGCTAAACTCAATATTGCCAACCCATATCAGGAATAA
- a CDS encoding energy transducer TonB, protein MLKKRSLSIEPFYYWWQDRVFIAAIILAILLHIFVLLIHFAMPAPSEQSTKEIAISIRPTEDVIKHADFLAQADQQGSGAFREAHRMSSNSPAPMPSDASTGEAQLETLEKVQQQRELKFEEKVLMTVLSWQKQAEESQRKKALEQLQSQFQAKAAMVASLEAQYLQRQQDFSRQQKIKTVDGIQAKKDASAAYLDKFREKVELYGNRYYPEEAKQQQLKGEVRLMVILNAQGGIRAIRLLESSGHPVLDEAAKASVRRGAPFGRFDANMKDISELRIIRTWRFDPAEAEFEVH, encoded by the coding sequence ATGTTGAAAAAAAGAAGTCTATCCATAGAGCCTTTTTATTATTGGTGGCAAGACCGAGTCTTTATCGCTGCAATAATATTAGCAATCTTACTGCATATTTTTGTGTTGCTCATCCATTTTGCGATGCCTGCGCCGTCAGAACAATCGACTAAAGAAATTGCAATATCGATTCGTCCTACTGAAGATGTGATCAAGCATGCAGACTTTTTAGCCCAAGCTGATCAACAAGGTTCAGGGGCTTTTCGGGAAGCTCATCGGATGTCGAGTAACTCTCCAGCGCCTATGCCAAGTGATGCTTCAACAGGAGAAGCTCAGCTAGAAACTTTAGAAAAAGTGCAGCAACAAAGAGAACTTAAATTTGAAGAAAAAGTACTCATGACTGTATTGAGTTGGCAGAAACAAGCAGAGGAGAGCCAAAGAAAAAAAGCACTTGAACAATTACAAAGTCAGTTTCAGGCAAAAGCTGCCATGGTAGCGAGTCTTGAAGCTCAGTATTTACAACGTCAGCAAGATTTTAGTCGCCAACAAAAGATAAAAACAGTAGATGGTATTCAGGCCAAGAAAGATGCGTCAGCAGCTTATCTAGATAAATTTCGTGAAAAAGTAGAGCTTTATGGCAACCGTTATTATCCAGAAGAAGCGAAACAGCAACAGTTAAAAGGTGAAGTTCGCCTTATGGTAATTTTGAATGCTCAAGGGGGAATTCGTGCAATTCGTTTGCTTGAAAGCTCAGGTCATCCAGTTCTAGATGAAGCAGCAAAGGCATCGGTACGGCGTGGAGCGCCGTTTGGCCGTTTTGATGCAAATATGAAAGATATTTCGGAACTTCGTATTATTCGTACATGGCGTTTTGATCCAGCTGAAGCTGAATTTGAAGTTCATTAA